The nucleotide window CTAAATTGAAATGAAGCTCAAGAAACCAGAAGGATATAAGGTCATATCCTAAagggacacaaaaacacaaatagtgTTATGCATAAGAGATAAATCTGTTACAGCGTATATGTTGGCTATATtaagtttgctaacattagctactgGTTAGCTactaacattagccaccataagctactggtcataccagaACAAGATAGGCTGTAGAGTGTATTGGATTGGATAAAGGTGTGTTGTATTGCTAATAAATTCCATTTTTCAGATAAGAGGAAGATTTGTCAATCCTTCTGTAAAAAGTTACATTGTCTTGCCTGTAATGCACAAATTATTTTCATGATTGTCATtcaagtgtttttgtgtgaactGTAACTTTAATTCATGTTGTTGCTAACAGAGTGTAGCTTGAATGGATAAAGGTAAGTTGTACTGTAGCTGTAGTTCTGATGCATGCCATTTTTAGTCTAGGTTGTATTTGACTTGTCAACTTTGTTTCCTTGAAAGGATTTAATAAtacagtgactgtgtgtgtgtgtgtgttgtgtgtgtgtgtgtgtggtgtgtgtggtgtgtgtgtgacaggatGCGAGAGGTCGACCTGGGAAGTGGCAGAGCTTTGTTGATCAAAGAACACGGGGAGTTCTCTGCCATGGCCCACAAGTGTCCACACTACGGAGCACCTCTGGTCAAAGGTgagtaatatatttttttttaggtatgattttttaacaaaCTTAATAATATActtgatttgtaattttctGTCCTTCCAGGTGTGTTGTCAAAAGGACACGTGCGCTGTCCGTGGCATGGTGCGTGCTTCAACATTGCAACAGGAGACCTCGAGGACTTCCCCGGGCTGGACAGCCTGCCTACCTTCCAGGTGACCTTCCCCACTGGGGCTGTCTCTTAACACGTTCTCTACTTTCTCTACTTTCTCATGTCTCTAAGCGCCAACAAAAATTGTACATATCGCTTGTCTGTTTGCTCCAGGTCAGAGTTGAAAAGGACAAGGTGATCATTCGTGCAAACAAGCAGGTAACTAGAGGAAGAATGTGGGGAATTTATGCAGGAAAATAAACAAACCAcctgattctttttttcttttctttttttttttaatttacaggcACTTCAGTCACAGAAAAGGTCAAAGCCCATGGCCCGATGCACAGCAGTTATTAACTCCAGCATGGGCTTCAGCCATGTTCTCATTATTGGCTCAGGTCAGTGTGTTTCTGTCCCTCAAGCAACAAGATTCCAGCTGTATTTGACTCCCTGATTCTCTGATTAGCAGCATCTCCCTTCACTGTCCaagattattttccttttttcttgtgACCTGCAGGTCCAGCAGGTCTGGTGTGTGCAGAGACACTGAGGCAAGAGGGCTTCACCGACCGCATCGTCATGTGCACCATGGACAGACATCCTCCATATGACAGGCCTAAATTGAGTAAGGTTTGTACACAGACCCTGCACACATAAACTGAGAAAGAACTGAACTTTGCCAAGAAAGTTATGTAACAGACTGCACAGGAGCTGCTTCGGTCAGAGGTGCTGAAACAGGAGCTCTTACGGGAACAGCTACACTTCACAGCAACAGATATTTAAAGGACTTTGACTTGTGCAGaagtaaacatactgtacataactgAACCCAAAATGGTGTGACTTTCCATTGCCatgaaaagctttaaaaaggaTTATTATTAATTGGCTTACAGTTGTCCAACTTTGGAGATTGCCTTTGGATTCAgggatttttgttgtttgatgtACTCAGCGCTAACTTGCTGACCCTTAGTCCTTAGACAGCACAGCAGAGCAGCTAAGATTGCGCTCCATGGAATTCCTGCAGGATCATGACATAGAACTGCTCACAGAGAAAGAGGTAAGAGGCGGTAACCAGATCAATCACGTTATTAACTAGATCTAGATCGGTCtggtaatgtactgtataaaccTGCATGACCCTGCCATGTGTGTTTTAGGCTGTGGCGATAGATGTGAAAACACGCTCTGTGACCTTTGAAGATGGCTTGAGGATTGAGTACAGGAAACTCTTTATTGCTACAGGAAGCAAGTAAGGACAACAACCTTGTACAGATATTAAGCTGCTGAGATGAATGATTAAACTGACATATGATTGCTTCCACTTGTTGCTTGTAAGTCCCAAACCAATGATCTACAAAGGCAAGGACGTCAGGAACGTGTTTCACCTCAGGACACCCGAGGACGCTAACAGCATAGCACGGCTGGCAAACAACAAGAATGCTGTGATTGTGGGAACATCATTTGTTGGTGAGAAAAAGACAGTTATTAACACATTCTTCTCATTTGTTCTGATTAAGAGGAGTGACAAATTAAGGGGATAAAAAGAAAGTGAATTAATAAGGTGTCACAATGAGATCTGGGCTCGTATTTATGAAACCTTGAAAAATTACACTAAAGAATTAGAGCCACCTTAAAAGTAATATCTTCCTTTCTAATCTAGTCTAATCTTATCTaatctttattcttttttagaTGTAAATAGTGGTTTCCAATAAAATGTGTGGAATTTTACAATACATACTTTAAATGCCCTTTTCTCAAAATGAATTTTTTTATCATGCTCTGAGCCAGAAATCTCCACTTCACTTACGTGCAGCCAGTTATATTCCCATTTATTAACTGAAGGTTTGTAGAAAGGGGTTTGTTCATATATCATTAATAGCTGGATTTATAGAacatttaatttctaaaaaCATGGCTGTTGACAGTATTTTCTGATTCATAAAGTAATGAAAAGAAATATCCTAAATATTCCAAtcatttgttaattttttgGGCTTGTTATTGTCTTCATCATCATGCATTAATTACTACACATATGAACTGGATCCTGTTATTGTGTTGGCAGGCATGGAGGTGGCTGCAGCTCTAACTGACAAGGCCCACTCGGTCTCTGTCATCGGGATCGAGACAGTCCCCTTCAAAAAAGCTCTCGGAGAGAAAGTAGGGAAAGCCATTATGAAGGTAGGGACACAGTCATGGTACAATATGATGTACCTCCAGGATGCTATCATTGTTACTCTCtctggaaacaaaaaaatgccactacttaaaatgcaaattataatttttttctggGAAATACCCCAGCAAGACCACATGGTAActgggtttgtgttgtgttttgttctcGGGCAGCTGTTTGAGGTAAACAGGGTGAAGTTCTACATGCTGAACGAGGTGGCAGAGATGATTGGCCATCATGGACAGGTATTCAGAAAGTGAGAGAAACAGCATGACATGATGCTCAGCAGCACCACCCTCGCTTGTTTAAAACTGCAGACAGGTAATCTGAGGGAAAATGATggtcctctgcctcctcctggtGCTACAGATAGATTTGCAAAATCCCAATGCACCCAAAGAAAAACAAGCAATCACTGTTTAGCTGGTGACCAGTGCAAACCTACAAAGTATAGTACACTAGAACATGtttgtgaaaacattttgacattgcGTTAGGGACTCctcggctctgattggttgtattCTTTGGGCACGGTGGAATCTTGCAGATGCCATTAGGCACACTAGGACGAGGCAGAgaaacatgtttctttttcaCAGGTTATCTGTTTCATGTGCTACTGTCAGGGTATAGTGACAGTTTtagcaaatatgacaaaaaaaagtatttttttttttttttaagttaccaACTGAACCTCCAGGATGAAGATCAGTCAGAAAAGAATattaaccaaaaataaaaacaatttggtTTGTGTCAACTCTCAAATTATTCCAGGATTTTGAttgaaatgctttaaaaatcTGAGGTTATGTTTGAAATCCCTCCCTATTACTATATCATGCACTAGATACCCAGTAGTTTATGCTATAGTGAGCAGCAAATTAAGAATTAACCACTCTAattttaacagaaaatgttgtactgtattgtatgtattgtgttCGCTGCATGTTGGACTCGATCACTCTAGGTAAGAGGGAGTCAGAAAAAAGGTTGTTAGAGGTTGTAAGAGTAATTTCCTGAATAGAAGTCTCAAAGTTGTTTACATTATTCATATTTAGTACATGGCCTGGCCatattgtttttcctgtttacaCAGCTAAAAGAGGTGGTACTAAAGAGTGGGAAGGTTCTGCGGGCAGACGCGTGTGTCATCGGAGCAGGTGATGTCAACGATGATGCAAAATGTAccttctttaaaaatgtatcacaaTCTGCAGTGATAAGATGATGAGACTCCCTTTTGATAAACTGTAGCAGCCCCATATTTAATCTGTTTTCTCTTATGTCTCTCAGGAAGTATTCCTGCAACCGGCTTCCTGAAACAGAGCGGCATCCACATGGACGCCAAGGGCTTCATCACCGTCAACAAGGTATCATGCAAAGGACTGAAGCCTTAGTGAGGGTTTTGACCCATGTTGGTAATTAACACCTTTACTTTCTCCCAGATGATGCAAACAAGTGCTGAAGGGGTCTTTGCTGGAGGAGATGTGGTGGTGTTTCCTTTCCCACCACGCAACAACAAGAAGGTGAACATCCCTCACTGGCAAATGGCTCATGTACACGGTGAGTGTGTTATCCTGACTGCATTTCGACTGCATATCTGATACatctaatataatatataatatacatatttatatctAGAGTTATTATTGACTGTGATGAGGATTTACGTGCTGAAAGACAAGCATGTAAATGTGTCTTGTTTTCAACCTTATTGACAGGGAGGGTGGCAGCTCTCAGCATGATGGGCAGAGCCGCTGAGATCCATACTGTGCCTTACTTCTGGTCAGCCATGTTTGGGAAGACCATACGCTATGCAGGTAGATATCAGTCCATTTTCAAGAGTGTTATTATGATGCAGACATGCTTTAGGAGAATGATCAGAGGTTACACCGCTGCCATCTAGCTGTGAAATGTGTGAAAAGCTGTGAAAGCTTGAATTGGATGTTGttaacaaatacacacatatacataattTGTAAAGGTTACGGTGAAGGATTCGATGACGTCATAATACAAGGAGATCTGGATGAACTGAGGTTCGTGGCCTTTTACACCAGGTaggtttattttttacaatcttaaataaaccagagaa belongs to Etheostoma spectabile isolate EspeVRDwgs_2016 chromosome 5, UIUC_Espe_1.0, whole genome shotgun sequence and includes:
- the aifm3 gene encoding apoptosis-inducing factor 3 isoform X1 encodes the protein MGGCFSKPKPVEVKVELSLLEKEKEVDGLSPNGKASPFADSRPNGALGHGSDDDSTPLPLYHKPRDYVEASVCHVKDLENGQMREVDLGSGRALLIKEHGEFSAMAHKCPHYGAPLVKGVLSKGHVRCPWHGACFNIATGDLEDFPGLDSLPTFQVRVEKDKVIIRANKQALQSQKRSKPMARCTAVINSSMGFSHVLIIGSGPAGLVCAETLRQEGFTDRIVMCTMDRHPPYDRPKLSKSLDSTAEQLRLRSMEFLQDHDIELLTEKEAVAIDVKTRSVTFEDGLRIEYRKLFIATGSNPKPMIYKGKDVRNVFHLRTPEDANSIARLANNKNAVIVGTSFVGMEVAAALTDKAHSVSVIGIETVPFKKALGEKVGKAIMKLFEVNRVKFYMLNEVAEMIGHHGQLKEVVLKSGKVLRADACVIGAGSIPATGFLKQSGIHMDAKGFITVNKMMQTSAEGVFAGGDVVVFPFPPRNNKKVNIPHWQMAHVHGRVAALSMMGRAAEIHTVPYFWSAMFGKTIRYAGYGEGFDDVIIQGDLDELRFVAFYTRSEEVVAVASMNYDPIVSRVAEVLGSGKTIKKRDVEMLARLGKTGDISWLIDKGSQ
- the aifm3 gene encoding apoptosis-inducing factor 3 isoform X2 encodes the protein MGGCFSKPKPVEVKVELSLLEKEKEVDGLSPNGKASPFADSRPNGALGHGSDDDSTPLPLYHKPRDYVEASVCHVKDLENGQMREVDLGSGRALLIKEHGEFSAMAHKCPHYGAPLVKGVLSKGHVRCPWHGACFNIATGDLEDFPGLDSLPTFQVRVEKDKVIIRANKQALQSQKRSKPMARCTAVINSSMGFSHVLIIGSGPAGLVCAETLRQEGFTDRIVMCTMDRHPPYDRPKLSKSLDSTAEQLRLRSMEFLQDHDIELLTEKEAVAIDVKTRSVTFEDGLRIEYRKLFIATGSNPKPMIYKGKDVRNVFHLRTPEDANSIARLANNKNAVIVGTSFVGMEVAAALTDKAHSVSVIGIETVPFKKALGEKVGKAIMKLFEVNRVKFYMLNEVAEMIGHHGQLKEVVLKSGKVLRADACVIGAGSIPATGFLKQSGIHMDAKGFITVNKMMQTSAEGVFAGGDVVVFPFPPRNNKKVNIPHWQMAHVHGRVAALSMMGRAAEIHTVPYFWSAMFGKTIRYAGYGEGFDDVIIQGDLDELRFVAFYTRSEEVVAVASMNYDPIVSRVAEVLGSGKTIKKRDVETGDISWLIDKGSQ